The Sphingobacteriales bacterium genome includes a window with the following:
- the rpsN gene encoding 30S ribosomal protein S14, with the protein MAKLSIIVRNQKRKKLVDKYAEKRKALKEIGDWKALDLLPRNSSPVRLRNRCQITGRPRGNMNHFGVCRNVFREMAHKGIIPGIRKASW; encoded by the coding sequence ATGGCAAAATTATCAATCATAGTCAGGAACCAAAAGAGAAAAAAGCTGGTCGATAAATACGCAGAAAAGCGTAAAGCATTAAAGGAAATAGGAGACTGGAAAGCATTAGACCTGCTGCCCAGAAATTCTTCACCTGTGCGTCTGAGAAACAGATGTCAGATAACAGGAAGGCCGAGAGGAAACATGAACCATTTTGGCGTGTGCCGTAATGTTTTCAGAGAAATGGCTCATAAAGGTATTATTCCAGGTATTAGAAAAGCAAGTTGGTAA
- the rpsH gene encoding 30S ribosomal protein S8: MDSIGDFLTIIRNASKARKRIIEVEGSFVKNEITRILFEQGYILNYKIENTSPSRTKIKIALKYDPITGISAIKKIGRISTPGLRQYRGKDELPRIINGLGIAIVSTSKGIMTDKEARKNNVGGELICYVY; this comes from the coding sequence ATGGATAGCATTGGAGATTTTTTGACCATCATCAGAAATGCCTCAAAGGCCAGAAAAAGAATTATTGAGGTTGAGGGTTCTTTTGTGAAAAATGAAATAACAAGAATTTTATTTGAACAAGGCTATATTTTGAATTACAAAATTGAAAATACATCACCATCAAGAACAAAAATAAAAATAGCCCTGAAGTATGACCCGATTACTGGTATATCTGCAATTAAAAAAATCGGAAGAATTTCGACACCCGGTCTGAGACAATATCGTGGAAAAGATGAACTTCCCCGGATTATTAATGGGTTGGGTATTGCCATTGTTTCAACTTCCAAAGGAATAATGACCGACAAGGAAGCACGAAAAAACAATGTTGGTGGAGAACTTATTTGTTATGTTTATTAA
- the rplF gene encoding 50S ribosomal protein L6 encodes MSRIGKKPVTIPAGVQVNISKGNFITVKGPKGELSRQFSPEMIFKIEGNILTVERPSEQKRHRSLHGLSRTLIANMIHGVSEGFTYQQEVVGVGYKVNSNGQNLEMSLGFSHDVVFILPDEVKVTTETLKGKNPVITLQSHDKELLGLVASKIRALRKPEPYKGKGIKFVNETIRRKAGKTAAG; translated from the coding sequence ATGTCAAGAATAGGTAAAAAACCGGTTACCATACCTGCAGGCGTTCAGGTGAATATCTCAAAAGGGAATTTTATTACCGTAAAAGGCCCGAAAGGAGAACTTTCGCGACAATTCAGCCCTGAAATGATTTTTAAAATAGAAGGTAATATTTTAACTGTCGAAAGGCCAAGCGAACAAAAACGTCACCGTTCACTTCACGGATTGTCAAGGACGCTGATTGCCAATATGATTCATGGAGTATCAGAAGGATTCACTTATCAGCAGGAAGTCGTAGGTGTAGGATATAAAGTTAATTCAAACGGACAAAATCTTGAAATGTCCCTGGGCTTTTCACATGACGTTGTTTTTATTTTACCCGATGAAGTAAAAGTAACAACTGAAACCCTTAAAGGTAAAAACCCGGTCATTACGCTTCAGAGCCACGATAAAGAGCTGCTCGGACTGGTTGCATCAAAAATCAGAGCTTTACGTAAACCTGAACCATATAAAGGTAAAGGTATTAAATTCGTTAATGAAACTATTAGAAGGAAAGCTGGTAAAACAGCCGCTGGATA